Proteins co-encoded in one Arachis hypogaea cultivar Tifrunner chromosome 13, arahy.Tifrunner.gnm2.J5K5, whole genome shotgun sequence genomic window:
- the LOC112733816 gene encoding uncharacterized protein isoform X2, whose amino-acid sequence MQTPSSSDFAVKLNEKSHQQLVVDNGIVSVTLSIPEGYIIGISYNGIENVLEPQNEDQDRGYFDVVWNEPGKPSTFQRIHGTNFSVIASDENTVELSFLRTWTTSMEGSNVPINIDIRYILRRGDSGFYSYAIFDRPDEGFPGVEVDQIRFVYKLLKDRFSYMALSSTRQRTMPTMRDREMGQTLAYPEAVLLTKPSNPQFRGEVDDKYQYSCENSENNVHGWISLQPDESVGFWMITPSNEFRNGGPIKQDLTSHVGPFTLSMFVSTHYAGKEVTMSFQQGDTYKKVFGPVFLYLNSASISDDPLSLWSDAINQLSKEVKAWPYDFPLSPDYFPPDQRGTVLGRLLVQDWCVKGGRLQYANNAYVGLALPGDAGSWQKESKGYQFWTQADSKGYFAIKNVVPGDYNLYAWVPGFLGDYKYNSTIIITPGGVIKLDQLVYSPPRNGPTIWEIGIPDRTAVEFYVPDPYPTLMNKLYTEQRKDKFRQYGLWERYSDMYPNEDLVFTVGVNKYNRDWFYAHVTRNMGNKTYEPTTWQIIFEHRNDIIEGNYTLQLALASAADAELQVRFNDPSVYPAHFGTGPIGGDNAIARHGIHGLHRLYSIDVPSHHFVKGKNIIYLRQSRAINQFQGVMYDYIRLERPPNPTN is encoded by the exons GTACTTCGATGTTGTTTGGAATGAACCAGGAAAACCCAGTACCTTTCAAAG AATCCACGGAACAAATTTTTCGGTTATAGCTTCTGACGAGAATACGGTGGAGCTTTCATTTTTAAGGACATGGACAACTTCGATGGAGGGCTCAAATGTCCCCATTAATATAGACATAAG GTACATTTTGCGAAGAGGTGATTCAGGATTTTATTCATATGCAATATTTGATCGGCCTGATGAAGGATTTCCAGGTGTTGAGGTTGATCAAATTAGATTTGTTTATAAGCTCCTGAAAGATAGGTTCAGCTATATGGCTCTATCTAGTACAAGACAAAGAACCATGCCAACAATGAGAGACAGAGAAATGGGACAAACTCTGGCTTACCCTGAAGCTGTTCTCTTAACGAAACCAAGCAACCCTCAATTTAGAGGAGAG GTGGATGACAAATACCAATACTCATGTGAGAACAGTGAAAACAACGTTCATGGATGGATTAGCCTTCAACCTGATGAATCCGTGGGTTTCTGGATGATTACTCCTTCCAATGAGTTCCGCAATGGTGGCCCCATCAAACAAGACCTCACTTCTCACGTTGGCCCCTTCACTCTTTCCATGTTTGTCAGCACTCACTATGCCGGCAAAGAAGTAACCATGTCTTTCCAACAAGGCGACACTTATAAAAAGGTTTTTGGACCTGTTTTTCTCTATCTTAACTCTGCTTCAATCTCCGATGATCCCTTGTCTCTCTGGTCAGATGCTATTAACCAG CTCTCCAAAGAAGTCAAAGCCTGGCCTTACGATTTTCCACTATCACCAGATTACTTTCCACCCGATCAACGAGGAACAGTGTTAGGAAGATTGTTAGTCCAAGATTG GTGTGTTAAGGGTGGGAGATTGCAGTATGCTAACAATGCTTATGTTGGCCTAGCATTACCTGGAGATGCAGGATCATGGCAGAAAGAGAGCAAG GGTTACCAATTTTGGACTCAAGCTGACTCCAAAGGATACTTTGCAATTAAAAATGTTGTACCTGGGGATTATAACTTGTATGCTTGGGTACCTGGCTTTCTTGGTGATTACAAATATAATTCTACAATCATAATAACACCAG GAGGAGTCATCAAATTGGATCAACTTGTATATAGTCCTCCTAGAAATGGACCAACCATATGGGAAATTGGTATCCCAGATAGAACAGCCGTAGAGTTCTACGTACCAGATCCTTACCCTACTCTCATGAACAAATTATACACTGAACAACGCAAAGACAA GTTTAGGCAATATGGGTTGTGGGAACGTTATTCTGACATGTATCCAAATGAAGATCTTGTTTTCACTGTTGGTGTCAACAAGTACAATAGAGATTGGTTTTATGCCCATGTTACAag GAATATGGGGAATAAGACATACGAACCAACAACGTGGCAAATTATATTTGAACATCGCAATGACATAATAGAAGGGAACTACACACTACAATTAGCCCTAGCATCTGCTGCTGATGCTGAACTTCAG GTTCGGTTCAATGATCCAAGTGTTTATCCTGCCCACTTTGGAACAGGGCCAATAGGAGGAGACAATGCCATAGCAAGACATGGAATCCATGGATTGCATAGGCTGTATAGTATTGATGTGCCTAGTCATCATTTTGTGAAAGGAAAGAATATCATTTATCTAAGACAATCTAGAGCTATAAACCAATTTCAAGGAGTTATGTATGATTATATCCGTTTAGAAAGACCACCAAATCCAACCAATTGA